TTGGCCATTTTTAGCAAAATTGATTCGTTTTTGCCTACTTTAGCGTTTTATTTTTTTTCAAAAAAAAATTAAAAAATTCCTAATAGGAGGATCGGAAAAATCCAAATTTCCATGAGTAGAATTTTCGGTTTTCCATAAATTTTGAAATAATCTCCACCGATCTGGTACGGAAAAAATCATAGGTTTCAAGTTTTTTGCTAAAGTAAGCGATGCGATAGCCCTGATTCACAGAGAGGAACATCTCACCTACTTTCGGGGACCCATGACCATTAGGGCGAGTCCCCGAAATCCGATCTTCCTTCTTCCATTTAATCCCTATTTGTTGAAAGCAATGTTCAATCTTTCGGGGTCAGGCTACTGCGGGGTGTCCGTCGCATGTGCGACCGCGTTCCGCGCCCTTCGTATCCTTCTCGCGGAGGAGTTGTAGATCTAACTTTATATAGGTGGCAAGCAAGGGGGAAATGAAGGGAGTCAACGGTATAAGATCCCCGCCCTATTCAGACTGGGTGGGGTTAACCACCCGCCACCCAATGGGTTCCATCTAACACATATTTATCGAATTGACAATTCCTAATTACATTTCCTTTAAAATTCTTAGAATAAGTTCGCCTTTTTGCCCTTTACTTTCGGCCCCTCAGCCTGTATTCCCAAGAAGACCGCCTAATCCCGAGTAATTTTGCCGTTTGTGTTTTGTTTCCTCCCAAAACAGGTACAGCCTTGGCCGAACGAACCTTCGTTGTTTCTTTGCGATTTCATAACATCCTTCGAAGAAGGACCAACGTTAACGCAGGAACTCGTAAAGAACCAATCAATACTTCCCTCGGTTTGCATTTTCCGGATTGTGATGGTTCAAATAATGTAAAATACGCGAAGATCGAACACGGAGGGGGAAGGATCTACGGGAGGAACCTGTCCTTAAAAATTGTTAGGTTGTCTCCGGCCTTCCGAAAAATAAAAAAATATAAGAATCATCGAATATTACTGCAATTTATCGGAAATTTATTGACTCTTTTTGTAGGAAGAAGAATGAAAATCTCGTCCAAAACTCCAAAACAAAGGGTGAACCTCACCCATCGAAAGGAGTGGAATGAAATGGTAGAATTGCGGGGGAAGTTCATTTTTTTGACCTGTTCTCTTATGGGTTTGTACAAAACAAAACAGGAAGAAGCGGACCAGATTGTGAAAGAAAAAACAGGAAAAGGATTCAAGGACCTTGACCCGGAAGGATGGTATGATCTGGAAATCTATCGTGCCGTTGTGGAAAAATACAGAGAGGCATCCATATCCAAAGACCGTGCTTACACTACCTTGGGCCAGAAAATATATCCGACGGTTCACGCAACAGTAGGTTTGCCGAAACATCTGTTGGAAAGTCCTCTTGAGTTTTTAAAATTCGAAGCGGAAGGATATTTGGAAAATGTTCGCGGAGATGGAATCATTCCTAGAAAATTTCTGAAAGTTGAGGAAGGAGAAGTCATCGTGCAGGCAATTAATCCGGACATCATTGATAAAACTGTGGAAGGTGTCTTTATGGGAATCATGGACCTTTGCCAAGTTAAAAACTATAAAGTTGAAAAGTTAGAGGACTCTACTTACAGAATCACCTGGTCGAAATAAATCCTGTCTTTACATAGTTCATCCGATTGGAATGTCCCGGTCGGACGTTTTGTATCAACCGATGATTTTCTTTACCTTACTTGCCAACGAGGAAGGGAATTCATTTTCCAAATTTTCCTTTTTTACCCATTTACAATCCACTTCTCCTCGCATAACAGACACTAAAGATTCAGATTCTTTCCCGGAAAGAACTTCCTTATGTACCCAAAATTGAAATTTATGATGAGTGATCGTATGGGAAAAAGAACGGGGCAGTTTAATCAAAGATTTTCGATCCGACAAATTTCTGATGACTTCGGAAGATTGGTATTCCCCGGAAGGAAGTTCCCCTTCAAAATAATAAGGCAAAACATACATACCTTTTAGAAAGCGTGGTTTCTTTTCCTTGATAAGTAGAATCTCTTCCCCGTTTTCAATCCAGAGAAAGTGGCCGGTCAAACTTAACTTTTTATCTTCTTTGGTTCGAAGAGGGAT
The nucleotide sequence above comes from Leptospira kobayashii. Encoded proteins:
- a CDS encoding helix-turn-helix domain-containing protein, with amino-acid sequence MGGNKTQTAKLLGIRRSSWEYRLRGRK